From a region of the Candidatus Acidiferrales bacterium genome:
- a CDS encoding galactokinase — translation METLSASNDLFRAVREKFFGSYGKKDEVIVVRSPGRINLIGEHTDYNDGLVLPAAINRSINFVISRRKDSRCRLYASDIQDSCEFDVNAPEKSSKRWANYLIGVVDQLQKNGYALHGFDCLFGGDIPIGAGLSSSAAIEAGLAFALNEIFELGIERVQLAAMAQESEHQFVGVMCGIMDQFANLIAKEDSVFQLDCRSLDYRYIPFDMKNLSLVLCDTGIKHDLANSEYNLRRRQCESGVRKIASVGHPVSRLRDVSIDLLENCRHELEPVVYDRCRYVLEENDRVRSASKALEMKEYEKLGDLLYASHDGLRNKYSVSCNELDLLVDTASQIDGVLGARMMGAGFGGCTINLIEKDSLQDFRVGVKREYQRKTGKEPEFYECKLVSGADVVSR, via the coding sequence ATGGAAACGTTGAGTGCTTCCAACGATCTCTTCCGGGCTGTCAGAGAAAAGTTCTTCGGCTCTTACGGAAAGAAGGACGAAGTAATCGTCGTTCGCTCGCCAGGAAGAATAAATCTCATCGGCGAACACACCGACTACAATGACGGGCTTGTCCTTCCCGCGGCAATAAATCGCTCCATAAATTTCGTCATCTCAAGAAGGAAAGACTCGAGATGCAGATTGTATGCAAGCGACATTCAAGACAGCTGCGAATTTGATGTGAACGCACCTGAAAAATCCTCAAAGCGCTGGGCAAATTATCTTATCGGCGTCGTGGATCAATTGCAGAAGAATGGATATGCACTGCACGGGTTTGATTGTTTATTCGGAGGAGATATTCCAATTGGCGCAGGGCTATCGTCTTCCGCTGCCATCGAAGCAGGGCTTGCATTTGCGCTAAATGAAATTTTTGAACTGGGAATCGAACGTGTCCAGCTCGCCGCAATGGCACAGGAATCAGAGCACCAATTTGTCGGCGTAATGTGCGGCATCATGGATCAATTTGCAAATCTCATCGCGAAAGAGGACTCGGTATTCCAGCTCGACTGCCGTTCACTGGATTACAGGTACATCCCATTTGACATGAAAAATCTAAGTCTCGTCCTTTGTGACACCGGCATTAAGCACGACCTTGCGAATTCGGAATATAATCTTCGTCGTCGCCAGTGCGAGTCCGGCGTAAGGAAAATTGCATCCGTCGGTCATCCGGTTTCTAGATTGCGCGATGTGAGTATCGATCTATTGGAGAACTGCAGACACGAGCTCGAACCGGTCGTCTACGACAGGTGCCGTTATGTGCTTGAAGAAAATGACAGGGTAAGATCTGCCAGCAAAGCCCTCGAAATGAAAGAGTACGAAAAATTGGGTGATCTGCTCTACGCATCCCATGACGGCCTTCGGAATAAATATAGTGTCAGCTGCAATGAGCTTGATTTGCTTGTCGACACGGCATCCCAGATCGACGGTGTACTCGGAGCAAGAATGATGGGTGCCGGGTTCGGCGGGTGCACAATCAATTTGATCGAAAAAGATTCTCTACAGGATTTCAGAGTAGGTGTAAAAAGAGAGTATCAGAGGAAAACGGGAAAAGAGCCAGAGTTCTACGAATGTAAACTTGTCTCCGGGGCCGATGTTGTCTCGAGGTGA
- a CDS encoding sugar MFS transporter — protein MTNAQGENTVSRENFRRTPTYRGPFAIMTTLFFMWGFMTAWNDILIPRFKEAFTLNYFQAMLVQFAFFGAYFIGSLLYFLISSTTGDPIAKIGYKNAVVISLLISAVGSSLFWPAAGAISYPLFLIALFIVGLGFAMLQIAANPYVTILGPERTASSRLNLAQGFNSVGTTLGPLIGGYLIFEYFNRAGVNGAESVRVPYLAFCIVFLILAVIFFFVHLPHVGEGKIERGARALKFPHVILGVIAIFMYVGGEVSIGSSIINFLGQKSIAGLSPVEASRFVSLFWGGMLIGRFMGAVELGEMKQRNKRVLLAGIPIAAFIVLGFISGWQMVQNYLPLLAACWLLFQFGKANAARTLTIFMAAIVLLLFTAIAAGGKIAMWCVVGVGLFTSIGWSNTFSLALEGTGIYKSQVSSLLVAAILGGAILPPLQGHIADLGGLQISYIVPLIAYAYVGFYGLRGHSVGRSRLSETA, from the coding sequence ATGACGAACGCACAAGGCGAAAACACGGTCTCGCGCGAAAACTTTCGCAGGACACCGACATATCGCGGCCCTTTTGCAATCATGACCACACTTTTCTTCATGTGGGGTTTCATGACCGCGTGGAACGATATCCTAATACCACGGTTCAAAGAAGCTTTTACGCTGAATTATTTCCAGGCGATGCTGGTACAATTCGCCTTTTTCGGCGCTTATTTTATCGGCTCACTCCTTTACTTCCTGATTTCCTCGACGACCGGAGATCCGATCGCAAAGATCGGGTATAAGAATGCAGTTGTCATCAGCCTGCTGATTTCGGCGGTCGGAAGCTCGTTGTTCTGGCCTGCCGCGGGGGCAATTTCATACCCGCTGTTTCTGATAGCTCTCTTCATTGTCGGACTTGGTTTCGCAATGCTGCAGATCGCCGCGAATCCTTACGTCACTATACTCGGTCCGGAAAGAACAGCTTCGAGCCGATTGAACCTCGCTCAAGGCTTCAACTCCGTGGGAACCACTTTGGGACCCTTGATCGGCGGCTACCTGATCTTCGAATACTTCAACAGAGCGGGTGTTAATGGAGCAGAGTCTGTCAGAGTTCCATATCTCGCATTTTGCATCGTATTTCTGATTCTCGCTGTTATCTTCTTCTTCGTACATTTACCACACGTCGGCGAAGGAAAAATCGAGCGCGGTGCGCGAGCACTAAAGTTCCCTCACGTGATCCTCGGTGTAATCGCGATTTTCATGTACGTCGGAGGTGAAGTTTCAATCGGCAGCTCCATAATCAACTTTCTCGGACAGAAAAGCATCGCCGGCTTATCACCGGTAGAAGCAAGCAGGTTCGTATCTCTGTTCTGGGGCGGGATGCTGATCGGCAGATTCATGGGGGCGGTTGAGCTCGGCGAAATGAAACAGAGGAACAAGCGCGTACTCCTCGCCGGCATTCCGATCGCCGCATTCATTGTTTTGGGTTTCATCAGCGGGTGGCAAATGGTACAGAATTATCTTCCGCTCCTCGCAGCTTGCTGGCTCCTTTTTCAATTCGGAAAAGCGAATGCCGCACGCACGCTGACGATTTTTATGGCAGCTATAGTTCTGTTATTATTCACGGCTATCGCGGCAGGAGGTAAAATCGCGATGTGGTGCGTAGTAGGCGTCGGATTGTTCACTTCGATTGGTTGGTCGAACACATTTTCTCTCGCCCTTGAAGGAACCGGTATATATAAGAGTCAGGTTTCGTCGTTACTTGTCGCCGCAATTCTCGGCGGCGCAATTCTGCCTCCGCTACAAGGTCACATCGCCGATCTAGGTGGACTCCAGATTTCTTACATCGTCCCGCTGATCGCGTATGCATACGTCGGGTTTTATGGTCTCAGAGGACACAGTGTTGGCCGCAGCAGACTTTCCGAGACCGCTTGA
- a CDS encoding 6-phosphofructokinase translates to MSSTQFFPSEEMILKERLKNCRELCDDPQLIGDPGFKNPIAESRIGRYVTGKRICATGDIDIIKAYLDVNRNLPSFPAAGPREHLFFDPAEVRVGIVTAGGIAPGLNTVIHSIVNMHSTVYGTREKAVGFLGGFRGIEQQHTVELEPMKTIEWLQKGGTGIYTGRDKADVKAIVTSIVQLDINILYVIGGDGSLSMAHAIAKEIEARRLKIVVAGIPKTMDNDVMWISHSFGFDTAVEEAARIVNAIHDEAKSTRRICLLPLFGREAGFVAAHAALACGHVDAILVPEVEFKLEPLLEYVDKLVKRKGHALIVLAEGACPWGYAEKDIERELRGRGLDPADRTNPHVSDALRSWRLNVILDRFREYFGKLWGDEHQVFVEEPRYLIRAIPANSVDQIYCQRLADLAVHNALAGYTDFMISQWLDEYVLVPLKLVAEEKGPDGRRLTKKIHPGSVFWATVINSTDQPSFA, encoded by the coding sequence ATGAGCTCGACTCAATTCTTTCCTTCTGAAGAAATGATCTTGAAAGAACGGCTGAAGAACTGCAGAGAGTTATGCGATGACCCGCAGCTGATCGGAGATCCGGGTTTCAAAAATCCAATAGCCGAATCGCGTATCGGTCGATATGTAACAGGTAAAAGAATTTGTGCGACCGGAGATATCGATATCATTAAGGCTTATTTAGATGTGAATCGGAACCTGCCGAGTTTTCCTGCAGCGGGCCCGCGGGAGCACCTGTTCTTTGACCCCGCCGAAGTGAGAGTTGGAATCGTGACTGCCGGCGGAATCGCACCGGGACTTAACACCGTGATTCATTCGATTGTGAATATGCACTCGACCGTTTACGGAACGCGGGAGAAGGCGGTCGGTTTCCTCGGCGGATTCCGCGGTATTGAACAGCAGCATACCGTTGAGTTGGAGCCGATGAAGACAATCGAATGGCTTCAAAAAGGGGGAACGGGGATCTACACGGGCCGCGACAAAGCAGATGTGAAAGCAATCGTGACGAGTATCGTGCAATTGGATATCAATATCCTTTATGTAATCGGCGGAGATGGATCGTTGAGCATGGCCCATGCAATCGCGAAAGAAATCGAGGCGAGGAGGCTTAAGATTGTGGTGGCAGGGATCCCTAAGACGATGGACAATGACGTGATGTGGATTTCCCACTCATTCGGATTCGATACGGCGGTCGAAGAGGCGGCTCGCATCGTAAACGCGATCCATGATGAGGCAAAGTCTACGAGAAGAATTTGTCTCCTGCCGCTTTTCGGAAGGGAAGCAGGCTTCGTCGCAGCCCATGCAGCGCTCGCATGCGGGCATGTCGACGCAATCCTTGTTCCCGAAGTGGAATTCAAACTCGAGCCGCTTCTCGAATATGTGGATAAACTTGTCAAGCGGAAGGGGCACGCGCTTATTGTTTTGGCAGAGGGTGCGTGCCCGTGGGGTTATGCCGAGAAGGACATTGAGAGAGAACTAAGAGGACGTGGACTCGATCCGGCGGATAGAACTAACCCGCATGTCAGCGATGCGCTGCGTTCGTGGCGCCTGAACGTGATCCTCGACAGATTCAGGGAATACTTCGGAAAGTTGTGGGGAGATGAACATCAGGTTTTTGTAGAAGAACCGCGATACCTTATCCGCGCGATTCCTGCGAACTCGGTCGACCAGATTTACTGCCAGCGGCTTGCTGACCTTGCCGTCCACAATGCGCTTGCCGGTTATACCGATTTCATGATAAGCCAGTGGCTCGATGAGTATGTGTTGGTTCCGTTGAAGCTGGTCGCAGAAGAGAAGGGTCCGGACGGGAGGCGGCTCACAAAAAAAATTCATCCGGGGAGTGTCTTCTGGGCAACAGTCATAAACAGCACAGACCAGCCGTCGTTCGCGTGA
- a CDS encoding homocysteine S-methyltransferase family protein: MKRIKERVLFGEILLSDGAWGTMLHSKGLKIGDCPERWNLERRADVLDVAKSYVDAGSDMIETNSFGGSKFKLDYYGLGDRVVDVNRIAAEISREAAGDIVYVLGSVGPTGKMLLTGDVTKEELYECFGEQAKALEAGGADAIVVETMFDLDEAKCAIKAAKENTKCEVICTMTFDSSGTGFHTMMGTTPEVAARSLMEAGADIIGSNCGNGVENMVSIVRQMRSVDGKIPILVQANAGLPMVVEGKTIFPETPEAMARWINPLIDGGANIIGGCCGTTPEHIRKIAEVVRAS, from the coding sequence ATGAAGAGAATCAAAGAGAGAGTTCTATTCGGCGAGATTCTACTGTCGGATGGTGCATGGGGTACCATGCTACACTCGAAAGGTTTAAAAATAGGAGATTGTCCTGAAAGATGGAATCTCGAAAGACGCGCCGACGTGCTGGACGTGGCAAAAAGTTACGTCGATGCGGGTTCAGACATGATTGAGACGAATAGCTTCGGCGGAAGCAAATTCAAGTTGGACTATTACGGATTGGGAGATAGAGTCGTTGATGTAAACAGAATTGCCGCCGAGATATCCAGGGAAGCCGCCGGAGACATAGTTTATGTCCTCGGATCCGTCGGGCCGACGGGAAAGATGCTGCTGACAGGCGATGTGACCAAGGAAGAGTTATATGAATGCTTTGGGGAGCAGGCAAAGGCACTCGAGGCTGGCGGGGCGGATGCTATTGTTGTAGAAACGATGTTCGATTTAGATGAAGCGAAGTGTGCGATAAAGGCGGCGAAGGAAAACACAAAGTGCGAAGTCATTTGTACCATGACGTTCGATTCCAGCGGAACGGGATTCCACACCATGATGGGGACAACTCCCGAAGTCGCTGCACGATCATTGATGGAAGCCGGCGCAGACATCATCGGATCAAACTGCGGCAACGGTGTTGAGAATATGGTTAGCATTGTGAGACAAATGCGCTCCGTCGATGGGAAGATCCCAATCTTAGTCCAGGCAAACGCCGGCCTGCCGATGGTAGTTGAAGGTAAAACAATATTTCCCGAAACGCCTGAAGCGATGGCAAGGTGGATCAATCCATTGATAGACGGAGGCGCCAACATAATCGGTGGATGCTGTGGAACTACCCCGGAGCACATCAGGAAAATTGCCGAAGTCGTCAGAGCAAGTTGA
- a CDS encoding alpha/beta hydrolase yields MRRYYFFPIVIVLALAIMGGCEPFDPMEPGNLVPKTVDEDSTLPFIEVNGTKLHVETFGNPSDPIIIILHGGPGNDYRYMLNCRKFTDDGFFVVFFDQRGAGLSRRHSSDVFTGKTYLEDLRQVIDHYRRSPDQKVYLMGHSWGAMYATMYINAYPAEIAGAILSEPGGFTYDDMYGYVSRVSSGVNVFSENTNDVLWQDQFLTGKGHEMLDYKYMLSTVGESSATGDTANVPIWRLGKVCCQAMMENNKSFDWTTNLHSFNIKVLFFYSERNKAYGDEYARKVSSAYPNVELVKINGVGHELTYFAFDTYYQHCLTYLRNL; encoded by the coding sequence ATGAGAAGATATTATTTCTTTCCTATCGTAATAGTATTAGCACTTGCAATAATGGGAGGTTGCGAACCCTTCGATCCGATGGAACCGGGCAACCTAGTTCCGAAGACCGTCGATGAAGACAGCACTTTGCCTTTCATCGAGGTAAACGGGACGAAACTCCATGTAGAAACCTTCGGCAATCCCTCAGATCCTATTATTATCATCCTTCATGGCGGCCCCGGAAACGATTATCGTTATATGCTCAACTGCAGAAAGTTTACGGATGACGGCTTCTTCGTTGTGTTCTTCGATCAGCGCGGCGCAGGTCTTTCAAGACGCCATAGTTCGGATGTTTTTACCGGGAAAACGTATCTGGAAGATTTGCGTCAGGTCATCGATCATTATCGCCGCTCACCAGATCAAAAGGTCTATCTCATGGGACATTCATGGGGTGCCATGTACGCCACAATGTATATCAATGCTTATCCCGCTGAAATTGCAGGAGCAATATTATCTGAACCAGGAGGTTTTACTTATGACGATATGTATGGATATGTTAGCAGAGTTTCTTCAGGAGTGAATGTTTTTTCAGAGAACACAAATGATGTATTGTGGCAGGATCAGTTTCTTACAGGGAAAGGCCACGAAATGCTCGATTACAAATACATGCTCTCGACTGTCGGCGAGAGCAGCGCAACAGGCGACACGGCTAATGTGCCGATTTGGAGACTTGGAAAAGTATGTTGTCAGGCCATGATGGAAAACAACAAAAGTTTTGACTGGACAACAAACTTACATTCATTCAACATCAAGGTTTTGTTTTTCTACAGCGAGAGAAACAAAGCCTATGGAGACGAATACGCCAGGAAAGTGTCATCGGCCTATCCGAATGTCGAATTGGTGAAAATCAATGGTGTTGGGCATGAGTTGACGTATTTCGCCTTTGATACCTATTACCAGCATTGCCTTACTTATCTGCGGAATTTATAA
- a CDS encoding sugar porter family MFS transporter: protein MNRNLLFATVVSALGSFLFGFDTAVISGTTKFISQYFSLSDATLGITVSVALWGTVVGAISVGKPGDTFGRRIMLFICGAMYFVSAIGCALSTAWWTLLVSRFVGGLAIGAASVMAPMYIAEISPGRLRGRLVAIAQFNIVFGILVAFFSNYLLVSTGSDNWRWMFGVMAVPAAIFFVLLFLVPESPRWLVKKNHVEKARSVLRKVGALNAASELNDIVNSLKDESGRKTTSLFQKKYRFAITCAVLLAIFNQLSGINVIMYYAPMIFEKAGASTNAAMLQAVAVGVTNMAFTIVAMFFIDRFGRKSLLLVGAVGMFLSLGGAALHYYDETLFGATGVVAFIIGFIAFFAFSQGAVIWVFLAEIFPNKVRSKGQALGSFTHWIMNAVIGLVFPMALTNFGGGNVFMFFAIMMIPFFFFVWKIMPETKGKSLEELEKIVVAGA, encoded by the coding sequence ATGAACAGAAACCTCTTGTTTGCCACAGTTGTGTCGGCTTTGGGGAGCTTCCTGTTTGGCTTCGATACGGCAGTAATTTCGGGAACGACAAAATTCATATCGCAATATTTTAGCCTCTCCGATGCAACTCTCGGGATTACGGTGTCGGTCGCCTTGTGGGGCACAGTTGTCGGAGCGATTTCAGTCGGCAAACCCGGGGATACCTTCGGGAGGCGCATCATGCTTTTCATCTGCGGAGCGATGTACTTCGTCTCTGCCATCGGTTGTGCGTTGTCGACCGCATGGTGGACGCTCCTTGTCTCAAGATTTGTCGGAGGTCTGGCAATTGGAGCTGCCTCCGTAATGGCGCCGATGTATATCGCCGAAATTTCCCCCGGTCGATTGAGAGGAAGGCTGGTTGCGATTGCCCAATTCAACATAGTGTTCGGGATTCTCGTCGCATTTTTCTCGAACTATCTACTTGTCAGTACCGGCTCAGACAACTGGCGCTGGATGTTCGGCGTGATGGCGGTACCCGCCGCAATATTTTTCGTTCTCCTCTTCTTAGTGCCGGAGAGTCCACGATGGCTAGTCAAGAAAAATCATGTTGAAAAAGCAAGATCAGTCCTCCGGAAAGTCGGAGCACTCAACGCGGCATCCGAACTAAATGACATCGTCAACTCTTTAAAAGACGAATCCGGCCGGAAGACAACGAGCCTTTTCCAGAAGAAGTATAGATTCGCAATCACATGCGCCGTGCTGCTTGCGATATTCAACCAGTTGTCCGGAATAAACGTAATAATGTATTATGCCCCCATGATATTTGAGAAGGCGGGCGCAAGCACAAACGCTGCGATGCTCCAGGCCGTCGCCGTCGGTGTCACCAACATGGCGTTCACCATAGTAGCCATGTTTTTTATCGACAGATTCGGGCGAAAGAGCTTGCTCCTGGTGGGAGCCGTAGGAATGTTTCTCTCGCTCGGCGGCGCCGCACTTCACTATTATGATGAGACGCTTTTCGGTGCCACCGGAGTCGTAGCATTTATTATCGGCTTTATAGCATTTTTTGCATTCTCACAAGGAGCAGTCATCTGGGTTTTCCTGGCGGAAATATTCCCGAACAAGGTTAGATCGAAGGGCCAGGCGCTTGGTTCATTTACACATTGGATCATGAACGCGGTCATCGGGCTGGTTTTTCCCATGGCACTCACAAATTTCGGCGGGGGAAACGTGTTTATGTTCTTCGCGATCATGATGATTCCATTCTTCTTCTTCGTATGGAAGATCATGCCCGAGACAAAAGGGAAATCGCTGGAGGAGCTCGAGAAAATTGTCGTCGCTGGTGCATGA
- a CDS encoding ROK family protein: protein MNFDSDKRTVMTLDAGGTNLVFAAIRGNDQTVEEIAVPSDADDLDKCLSNIVDGFSQIKSKLKDKPVAISFAFPGPADYPKGIIGALPNLPAFRGDVALGPMLQEKFGLPVFINNDGNLFAYGEANAGYLPYINGLLAEAGNPKRYKSLLGLTLGTGFGAGIVHDGMLIIGDNSNAAEIWLLRDKLSPRANIEEHASIRGVRRVYAREAGIRFEDAPEPKDIFEICIGNKIGDKQAGFRSFQEMGEAVGDAISSALTLIDGIAVIGGGLAGASEIFLPYVVKEMNSSFVGSEGKPFRRLVQNAYNLEDDAELEKFLKGVAKEIEVYGTSKKIKYDAEMRTGVGISKIGTSRAISIGAYAFALSSLDK, encoded by the coding sequence ATGAATTTTGACTCCGACAAAAGGACCGTCATGACACTTGACGCAGGTGGGACAAACCTCGTGTTCGCTGCGATCCGAGGAAACGACCAAACCGTGGAAGAAATCGCAGTGCCATCAGATGCAGACGACCTGGATAAATGCCTGTCGAATATTGTCGATGGATTCTCTCAGATAAAAAGTAAGCTCAAGGATAAACCGGTTGCGATAAGCTTCGCTTTTCCCGGCCCGGCAGACTATCCGAAGGGAATCATCGGTGCACTTCCGAACCTTCCGGCTTTCAGAGGCGATGTTGCCCTGGGTCCGATGCTTCAAGAGAAATTCGGACTTCCGGTGTTCATCAATAATGACGGTAACTTGTTTGCTTACGGTGAGGCTAATGCAGGTTACTTGCCTTACATTAACGGTCTTCTAGCTGAAGCAGGAAATCCGAAGAGATATAAGAGCCTGCTGGGATTAACACTCGGAACCGGCTTCGGGGCGGGAATAGTCCATGATGGGATGCTCATTATAGGAGATAATTCCAATGCTGCCGAGATCTGGCTGCTGAGAGACAAGCTGAGTCCGAGGGCAAACATCGAAGAGCACGCGAGCATCCGCGGAGTTAGAAGAGTCTACGCACGCGAGGCGGGAATCAGATTCGAAGATGCTCCCGAACCGAAGGATATTTTTGAGATTTGCATTGGGAATAAGATTGGCGACAAGCAAGCAGGATTCAGATCGTTCCAGGAAATGGGAGAGGCCGTCGGCGATGCGATTTCGAGCGCGCTCACTCTGATCGATGGAATCGCAGTCATCGGCGGAGGACTTGCAGGCGCGTCAGAGATTTTCCTGCCATATGTTGTCAAGGAGATGAACAGCAGTTTTGTCGGTTCGGAAGGGAAACCATTTCGAAGACTGGTCCAAAACGCTTATAACCTGGAAGATGATGCCGAACTTGAAAAATTTTTGAAAGGCGTTGCAAAAGAAATTGAGGTTTATGGAACGAGCAAGAAAATAAAGTATGACGCAGAAATGAGAACGGGCGTGGGGATATCGAAGATCGGAACCAGTAGGGCAATTTCAATTGGAGCTTACGCGTTCGCGCTAAGTTCATTGGACAAATAA
- a CDS encoding helix-turn-helix domain-containing protein — MIFITGTAIAFFLELLLLSKRGKAKSDIILALWIFFIGLHLFLFYLQYAGLYSKFPMTIGLLFPLPLVHGPFLYLYVSTLTGQQPRRKILLLIHFIPPLFMYLYLLPFFFLPASEKIAVVRSGGGGHEVFSAINLALIIVSGITYVTWSQIILYRHRKNIEEQFSNIEKINLNWLRYLVGGMAIIWFVILCVSLIFSEFLKTNGLDADALIYTTVVLFVCFLGFFGLKQTNVFIASISLVPQIQEAQPFVHTEKYAKSGLKDADAERLHKNLNEYMKVGKPYLDSDLSSSKLAEQFDVHPNYLSQVINERERKNFYDFVNTYRIEEFKRTISDSQKKNLTILALALECGFKSKSAFNKCFKKMTGQTPSEYIKQIK; from the coding sequence ATGATATTCATAACGGGGACAGCAATAGCTTTTTTCCTGGAGCTCCTGCTTCTGAGTAAGAGAGGCAAAGCTAAATCGGATATCATTCTTGCTCTCTGGATTTTTTTTATAGGGCTGCATCTGTTTTTGTTTTACTTGCAATATGCCGGTCTTTACAGCAAATTCCCCATGACTATCGGGCTGTTGTTTCCGCTTCCTTTAGTACATGGTCCTTTCCTGTACTTGTACGTCTCAACGCTAACCGGCCAACAGCCCAGGAGGAAAATTCTCCTGCTCATCCATTTTATTCCTCCTCTGTTCATGTACCTGTACTTGCTTCCCTTTTTCTTTTTGCCGGCCAGTGAAAAGATTGCGGTCGTGAGATCAGGCGGAGGCGGACACGAGGTATTCAGTGCCATAAATCTGGCTTTGATTATCGTTTCCGGCATTACTTATGTCACATGGTCTCAGATTATCCTGTACAGGCATAGGAAAAACATTGAAGAACAATTTTCGAATATTGAAAAGATTAACCTGAACTGGTTGCGATACCTTGTCGGAGGTATGGCTATTATCTGGTTTGTTATCTTATGCGTCAGCCTGATTTTCTCGGAATTTTTGAAAACGAATGGTCTCGATGCCGATGCGCTTATCTACACTACCGTGGTACTGTTCGTCTGCTTCTTGGGTTTCTTTGGATTGAAACAGACCAATGTCTTCATTGCTTCAATAAGCCTGGTGCCGCAAATTCAGGAAGCCCAACCTTTTGTGCATACAGAAAAATATGCTAAGTCGGGATTAAAAGATGCAGATGCCGAACGGTTGCATAAAAATCTAAATGAATATATGAAGGTTGGAAAGCCTTACCTCGACAGTGATTTGTCATCATCAAAGCTGGCAGAACAATTCGACGTTCATCCTAATTATCTCTCTCAGGTTATCAACGAAAGGGAGCGGAAGAATTTTTATGATTTTGTGAATACTTACCGCATCGAGGAATTCAAGCGAACGATATCTGATTCCCAGAAAAAGAACTTAACCATATTAGCGCTGGCCCTGGAATGCGGTTTTAAATCCAAATCTGCTTTCAATAAGTGTTTCAAAAAAATGACAGGGCAAACTCCTTCCGAATATATAAAGCAGATAAAGTAG
- a CDS encoding UDP-glucose--hexose-1-phosphate uridylyltransferase, whose amino-acid sequence MDRNLQSKTHRRRNILTGEWILVSPGRLKRPWLGKVERVSATVLPTYDPGCYLCPGNERANGEKNPDYQNTFVFDNDFSALSHETTKINVDGLIQAESESGICRVVCFSPRHHLTLAEMDERQIAGVVEVWRSEYISLGKLDDVNYVQIFENKGELMGCSNPHPHCQIWAESSIPVEPSKESRNFEEFRRRTGRCIICDYIALELEQKDRVVFETDRFVAVVPFWAVWPFEVLIAPKKHQASLAEFNGDDNEDFASALKKITVRYDNLFETSFPYSSGIHQSPTDAVNHPEWHLHMHFYPPLLRSASVKKFMVGYEMLANPQRDITAEAAAERLREMSEVHYENRENR is encoded by the coding sequence ATGGATCGGAATCTACAATCCAAGACTCACAGAAGAAGAAACATCCTGACCGGAGAATGGATACTCGTTTCTCCCGGACGACTCAAGCGGCCATGGCTCGGAAAAGTAGAAAGGGTATCCGCAACCGTTCTTCCCACATACGATCCGGGATGTTATCTATGCCCCGGCAATGAACGGGCAAACGGAGAGAAAAATCCCGATTATCAAAATACTTTCGTGTTTGACAATGATTTCAGCGCACTCAGTCACGAGACGACAAAGATCAATGTCGACGGGTTGATACAAGCTGAAAGTGAAAGCGGAATCTGTCGCGTCGTTTGCTTTTCTCCTCGCCATCACCTAACCCTGGCCGAAATGGATGAACGACAGATTGCCGGCGTTGTTGAGGTGTGGAGGTCGGAATATATTAGTCTCGGAAAGCTTGATGATGTCAACTATGTCCAGATATTTGAAAACAAAGGTGAGCTGATGGGGTGCAGCAATCCGCATCCGCACTGCCAGATTTGGGCCGAGAGCTCAATCCCGGTTGAACCTTCGAAAGAATCGAGAAACTTTGAGGAATTTCGAAGACGGACCGGCCGATGTATTATTTGTGATTATATTGCATTGGAGTTGGAGCAAAAGGACAGGGTCGTTTTTGAAACCGACCGGTTCGTTGCTGTCGTTCCTTTCTGGGCTGTGTGGCCATTCGAAGTTCTAATCGCACCGAAGAAACATCAAGCTAGTCTAGCTGAGTTTAACGGAGATGACAATGAAGATTTTGCATCGGCGCTGAAAAAAATTACCGTTCGGTACGACAATCTATTCGAGACGTCATTTCCTTATTCCTCAGGAATACATCAATCGCCCACTGATGCCGTGAATCATCCGGAATGGCATCTTCATATGCATTTTTATCCTCCGCTTCTAAGGTCGGCTTCCGTAAAGAAGTTCATGGTCGGCTATGAGATGCTCGCGAATCCGCAGCGTGACATTACTGCCGAAGCGGCTGCCGAAAGGCTCCGCGAGATGTCGGAAGTGCATTACGAGAACCGAGAGAATCGCTAA